One Thiocapsa bogorovii DNA segment encodes these proteins:
- a CDS encoding NYN domain-containing protein — MPLDTPPRSLTDALSTPETPAVSVVSVALYVDADNQSAQCAAPLLNLFRTEFKARVVSATIAGNNLGQKIDDWRSALLAEDPDLAIQALPAPHRKNGADIVLLMALGAALDAHLSEQTLVVVVSRDDLLIGAAEQAKARGCKTLVAYADSDIPTARNTQLTTLLLPALKPANAPWPKSVSVVQPPPVVIQASKPEPPVQPMPLTVGKDAKAVLAKVRGLCKQQPGGGYPASAVGQALQKLGYDKAARASFLKSTPGLKKMGSGANLRYLF; from the coding sequence ATGCCGCTCGACACGCCGCCTCGATCCCTCACCGACGCCCTCTCCACGCCTGAAACCCCTGCGGTTTCGGTCGTCTCGGTCGCGCTGTACGTGGATGCGGACAACCAATCGGCCCAGTGCGCGGCGCCCTTGCTCAACCTGTTCCGGACCGAATTCAAGGCCCGCGTCGTCAGCGCCACGATCGCCGGCAACAATCTTGGCCAGAAGATCGACGATTGGCGCAGCGCATTGCTCGCCGAGGACCCCGACCTCGCGATCCAGGCGCTACCGGCACCGCACCGTAAGAACGGCGCGGATATCGTTTTGCTGATGGCATTGGGGGCGGCGCTCGACGCGCATCTGAGCGAGCAGACCTTGGTGGTGGTCGTCTCGCGCGACGACCTGCTGATCGGCGCCGCCGAACAGGCCAAGGCACGCGGCTGCAAGACCTTGGTCGCTTATGCCGACAGCGACATCCCGACGGCCCGCAATACGCAGTTGACGACCCTGTTGCTGCCCGCCTTGAAGCCGGCTAACGCCCCCTGGCCGAAGTCGGTCAGCGTCGTGCAGCCGCCCCCTGTCGTTATTCAGGCGTCCAAACCCGAGCCCCCTGTTCAGCCGATGCCGCTTACCGTCGGCAAGGATGCGAAGGCGGTGCTGGCAAAGGTCCGCGGTCTATGCAAACAGCAGCCGGGAGGCGGCTACCCTGCCTCGGCTGTGGGCCAAGCCCTACAGAAGCTCGGCTATGACAAGGCTGCGCGCGCAAGCTTCCTCAAGTCCACGCCCGGACTCAAGAAAATGGGTTCTGGCGCGAACCTGCGCTACCTCTTTTGA
- a CDS encoding type II toxin-antitoxin system TacA family antitoxin, giving the protein MSTAQELAAKRQTLNLRIKAEERDLIDRAARIAGKNRTEFILDASRHAAEETLLDQALLRLSPDAFAAFEARLDAPPAPNTRLRKTMRGRPPWDTE; this is encoded by the coding sequence ATGTCGACTGCTCAAGAATTGGCCGCCAAGCGACAGACGCTCAATCTTCGCATCAAGGCGGAGGAGCGCGACTTGATCGACCGTGCCGCACGCATTGCCGGCAAGAACCGCACCGAGTTCATCCTGGACGCGAGCCGGCATGCGGCCGAGGAGACCCTGCTGGATCAAGCACTGCTGCGCCTGTCTCCCGATGCCTTCGCGGCCTTCGAGGCGCGCCTTGATGCGCCGCCGGCCCCGAATACTCGGCTGCGCAAGACCATGCGGGGCAGACCGCCCTGGGACACCGAGTGA
- a CDS encoding GNAT family N-acetyltransferase yields MTLSPPSPLTGYHDCKGFSCGRKALDDWLKGRALRNQSSGASRTFVVCDQNRVIAYYALASGAVAMTAATGRLRRNMPDPIPVVILARLAVDHSHGGRGLGRALLQDAGWRVLNAADAIGIRGLLVHAIDADARCFYHHLGFDSSPLDPATLMISLKDLRASLAD; encoded by the coding sequence GTGACCCTGAGTCCGCCGAGCCCTTTGACCGGCTACCATGATTGCAAAGGCTTTTCATGTGGTCGCAAGGCATTGGACGACTGGCTGAAAGGTCGCGCATTGCGGAATCAGTCGAGCGGGGCCTCCCGTACCTTCGTGGTCTGCGACCAGAATCGGGTCATCGCCTATTACGCGTTGGCCTCCGGGGCCGTTGCCATGACTGCGGCGACCGGTCGACTGCGACGCAATATGCCCGATCCCATTCCCGTGGTCATACTCGCGCGTCTTGCAGTCGATCATTCCCATGGCGGCAGGGGGCTGGGCCGGGCGTTGCTGCAGGACGCGGGCTGGAGGGTCCTGAACGCCGCCGACGCGATCGGCATTCGCGGCCTGTTGGTGCATGCCATCGACGCGGATGCCCGATGCTTCTATCACCATCTCGGCTTCGACTCCTCACCGCTCGACCCCGCGACACTGATGATCAGCCTCAAGGATTTACGCGCCAGCCTCGCGGACTGA
- a CDS encoding anti-phage-associated DUF3780 domain-containing protein, with product MIDATTTLTLTASDPHHFVVTIPRGNTAAVLISEHLGMGAGAAPEQILDRVMLARPRWTAIRAEVQRAFNARLKEHNLATGTWKVGETPVDRLLGKELCVLAWAVEKLEPEKIRIAVRNWLALRPEERWWLFGMTAIATGGLQDGDHGWRVALRYALGDVAQNELLKARLETRKLGEAGVNKTLGLFD from the coding sequence ATGATTGATGCGACAACTACCTTGACACTTACCGCCTCCGACCCGCACCACTTTGTCGTCACCATCCCACGCGGCAACACCGCGGCCGTGCTCATCAGCGAGCACTTAGGCATGGGTGCCGGCGCCGCGCCAGAGCAAATCCTCGATCGCGTCATGCTCGCGCGCCCCCGCTGGACCGCCATCCGTGCCGAGGTCCAACGCGCCTTCAATGCCCGCTTGAAGGAGCACAACCTCGCCACCGGTACCTGGAAGGTCGGCGAAACACCTGTGGATCGCCTGCTCGGCAAGGAACTGTGCGTGTTGGCCTGGGCAGTGGAGAAGCTCGAGCCCGAGAAGATCCGCATCGCCGTGCGTAATTGGCTGGCGCTGCGCCCCGAAGAACGCTGGTGGCTGTTCGGTATGACGGCGATTGCCACCGGCGGCCTTCAAGACGGCGATCACGGGTGGCGGGTTGCGCTGCGCTATGCGCTTGGCGACGTGGCACAGAATGAGTTGCTGAAAGCTCGACTGGAGACGCGAAAGCTCGGCGAAGCCGGGGTGAATAAGACATTGGGGCTGTTCGACTGA
- a CDS encoding IS3 family transposase has translation MTTYSSELKDSILTKLLPPNNVGVPQLAAQTGIPRDTLYGWRREALGRARRPRASTVPAGTLGSEEKFAVVMETATLNELELGAYCRRKGLFAEQISAWRTTCQQANAPLTSTTERAERRAEQAEIVRLGRELQRKDRALAEAATLLVLQKSPGDLGGARGRSLAYERRVQVSEYIAQACAEGARLSRACAAVGLSERTLQRWRRDGAIGGDGRTREHRTEGAVRTPANRLSPHERQAVLTAANAPRFASLSPHQIVPALADEGCYLGSESTFYRVLRDAGQLARRGRAKAPTRVRPQPLEATGPNRVWSWDITYLASTVQGMFFYLYLIMDVYSRKIVGWEVYPQESAAHAASVLHKAYLREGVHPGTLVLHSDNGSPMKGATMLVMLQRLGVVPSFSRPAVSNDNPYSESLFNTVKGRPDFPSDPFDGVEAARRWMTTFTAWYNTIHLHSALKFVTPAQRHRGEDVDLLARRDALYQAARDDNPTRWSGPTRNWTPPASVLLNPGKPPREQEKADTNMT, from the coding sequence ATGACAACCTATTCGAGCGAACTGAAAGACAGCATCCTGACGAAGCTACTGCCGCCCAACAACGTCGGCGTCCCGCAGTTGGCCGCGCAAACCGGCATCCCGCGCGACACCCTCTACGGCTGGCGGCGCGAGGCGTTGGGTCGGGCGCGTCGACCACGGGCATCGACGGTGCCTGCCGGGACGCTCGGCAGCGAGGAGAAGTTTGCCGTGGTGATGGAGACCGCCACCCTCAATGAGTTGGAGCTGGGCGCGTACTGTCGGCGCAAGGGCCTGTTCGCCGAGCAGATCAGCGCGTGGCGCACGACCTGCCAGCAGGCCAATGCGCCGCTGACGAGCACGACCGAGCGGGCCGAGCGGCGCGCCGAGCAGGCGGAGATCGTGCGCCTGGGTCGGGAGTTGCAGCGCAAGGACCGGGCCTTGGCCGAAGCCGCCACGTTGCTGGTGCTCCAAAAAAGTCCGGGCGATCTGGGAGGAGCCAGAGGACGCTCGCTCGCCTATGAGCGGCGCGTACAAGTGAGCGAGTACATCGCCCAAGCCTGTGCCGAGGGCGCCCGCCTGAGTCGCGCCTGCGCCGCCGTGGGGCTGTCCGAGCGCACCCTGCAGCGCTGGCGTCGCGACGGGGCGATCGGCGGCGACGGGCGCACGCGCGAGCACCGGACCGAAGGCGCGGTACGCACCCCGGCCAATCGGCTCTCGCCCCACGAGCGACAAGCCGTCCTCACAGCCGCCAACGCGCCCAGGTTCGCGAGCTTGAGTCCGCATCAGATCGTCCCGGCGCTGGCCGACGAGGGCTGCTACCTGGGATCCGAGTCGACCTTCTACCGCGTGCTGCGCGACGCCGGGCAGCTCGCCCGCCGCGGTCGCGCCAAGGCGCCGACACGGGTGCGCCCGCAGCCGCTGGAGGCGACCGGGCCGAATCGGGTTTGGAGCTGGGACATCACCTACCTGGCCAGTACCGTGCAGGGGATGTTCTTCTATCTGTACCTGATCATGGATGTCTACAGCCGCAAGATCGTCGGCTGGGAGGTCTACCCGCAGGAGTCCGCCGCGCACGCCGCCAGCGTCCTGCACAAGGCCTACCTGCGCGAAGGCGTGCACCCGGGCACACTGGTCCTGCACTCGGACAACGGCTCGCCGATGAAAGGCGCCACCATGCTGGTGATGCTCCAGCGCCTCGGGGTCGTGCCGTCCTTCAGTCGCCCGGCCGTGAGCAACGACAACCCCTACTCGGAGTCGCTGTTCAACACCGTCAAGGGTCGCCCGGACTTCCCCTCCGATCCCTTCGACGGCGTCGAGGCGGCACGCCGCTGGATGACGACATTCACCGCCTGGTACAACACCATCCACCTGCACAGCGCGCTGAAGTTCGTCACCCCGGCACAGCGCCATCGCGGCGAGGATGTCGACCTGCTGGCACGGCGCGACGCGCTCTATCAAGCCGCCAGAGACGACAACCCGACGCGCTGGTCCGGACCCACCCGCAATTGGACGCCGCCCGCTTCGGTCTTGCTCAACCCGGGAAAACCCCCTCGTGAACAGGAGAAGGCCGACACGAACATGACATGA
- a CDS encoding anti-phage-associated DUF499 domain-containing protein, translating to MLGTVRDACRIHPMVNDYRMTEAIENLSDLITDEGDGRAVFARNYVTAGMEALFREGLLRLAGKSDQAAFELAQAMGGGKTHLMTALGLLARHPHLRPEVLPAQLAERLDFGPARIAAFNGRNDPDHYIWGEITEQLGQAERIRPYWVDGPRGVDEARWIEIIGETPTLILLDELPPYLLNATTRAVGKGSLADVVTYTLSNLFTAAIKLPRCCVVIANLAGSYDAQTKDLARVMSNLRQESRRQAQSITPVQLAGNEIYQILKKRLFTALPDASVIDSVAEAFAEQVKAAEDGGYITARAMEEVAEEVRETYPFHPSFKNLVALFKENEGFRQTRGLMQFTARLLRSVWNRDSNDVFLIGTQHLDLNDVEVRDEVQRVNPALLPAVVNDIADHGNARAEEIDGDLGGDAAAQVAKLVLSASLSRAVGAHSGLTQAEIIEYLAAPNRKADEFLAGLERLRDRAWYLHREREQFYFKETENLGRRIERDARQVPAPKLEQALINRLTGLFKAQSKSRAAYQEVQIMPRLDDVKLSGSRILLVVQPDGRTPPEAIRNFYEFQQEKNNVLILSGNDSHLANEVEARLRELYAIEKIQANLKPGDTLYDEARDKLEELEERFTKAVSGAYNRLFFPAPGATGEGELVMATIDNGLSFGDGEYAAETQIEKLLASGRCDNKLALELPAYWAMAETYLWPASDRRVPWRDLLMRAKTDPTWPWLPGARGLEVLRDEALKQGRWRQHADGQIEKGPFPAEKTSVNVIALGTSRETGETTLSLTPRNAGDSPRVYVLKTNSVSEQDEQVQDLEDYRTTEATLYFIAVDSSGKYQTGEPTRWTADLTIRHEIHKLADGRKLELHCTPAAELRYSLDGTNPKEGTVYSEPFAVPATACTLLVAAKAGEVEKPAKIQIPADGDDRVIIDDNKPASIPGHKKISIDTTDKVFGVIDDFRERGDIVLRGVQIIIGEGEHAVQIRFNERALTAAAIETAIRGVRAAIGDEQAGVQVTVRGGIDFGDGFALKQFAELAGIGLSAGDVVQDA from the coding sequence GTGCTCGGAACCGTTCGTGACGCCTGCCGCATCCATCCGATGGTCAACGACTACCGGATGACCGAGGCCATCGAAAACCTCTCGGACCTCATCACCGATGAAGGCGACGGGCGCGCCGTTTTCGCCCGCAACTATGTCACCGCCGGCATGGAGGCGCTGTTCCGCGAGGGCCTACTGCGCCTTGCCGGCAAGTCCGATCAAGCCGCCTTCGAGCTCGCCCAGGCGATGGGCGGCGGCAAGACGCACCTGATGACCGCCCTCGGCCTGCTGGCGCGGCATCCGCACCTGCGCCCCGAGGTGCTGCCCGCGCAGTTGGCCGAGCGGCTCGACTTCGGCCCGGCACGCATCGCCGCCTTCAACGGCCGCAACGACCCGGACCACTACATCTGGGGCGAGATCACCGAGCAGCTTGGTCAAGCGGAACGGATTCGCCCCTACTGGGTCGACGGCCCGCGCGGGGTCGACGAGGCCAGATGGATCGAGATCATCGGCGAGACACCGACCCTGATCCTCCTCGACGAGCTGCCACCGTACCTGCTCAACGCCACCACCCGCGCCGTCGGCAAGGGCTCGCTGGCCGATGTCGTCACCTACACCCTGAGCAACCTGTTCACCGCCGCGATCAAGCTGCCGCGTTGCTGCGTGGTCATCGCCAACCTTGCCGGCAGCTACGACGCGCAGACCAAAGACCTCGCGCGGGTCATGTCCAACCTGCGGCAGGAGTCCCGCCGCCAGGCGCAGAGCATCACGCCGGTGCAACTCGCCGGCAACGAGATCTACCAGATCCTCAAGAAACGCCTGTTCACCGCACTGCCGGATGCATCCGTCATCGACTCGGTCGCCGAGGCCTTCGCCGAGCAGGTCAAGGCGGCCGAAGACGGCGGCTACATCACCGCCCGCGCCATGGAAGAGGTGGCCGAGGAGGTCCGCGAGACCTACCCGTTCCATCCGTCCTTTAAGAACCTGGTCGCGCTGTTCAAAGAGAACGAGGGCTTTCGCCAGACCCGCGGCCTGATGCAGTTCACCGCCCGGCTGCTGCGCAGCGTCTGGAACCGCGACTCAAACGACGTCTTCCTCATCGGCACCCAGCACCTGGATCTCAACGACGTCGAAGTACGCGACGAGGTTCAGCGCGTCAACCCAGCCCTGCTGCCGGCGGTGGTCAACGACATCGCCGACCACGGCAACGCCCGCGCCGAGGAGATCGACGGCGACCTCGGCGGCGATGCCGCCGCGCAGGTCGCCAAACTGGTGCTGTCCGCGTCGCTGTCGCGCGCGGTCGGCGCCCACAGCGGCCTGACCCAGGCCGAGATCATCGAATACCTGGCCGCCCCCAACCGCAAGGCCGACGAGTTCCTGGCCGGCCTGGAGCGCCTGCGCGATCGCGCCTGGTACCTGCACCGCGAACGCGAGCAATTCTATTTCAAGGAGACCGAGAACCTCGGCCGGCGCATCGAGCGCGATGCCAGGCAGGTGCCGGCGCCCAAGCTGGAACAGGCCCTGATCAACCGCCTCACCGGTCTGTTCAAGGCGCAGAGCAAGTCCCGCGCCGCCTACCAAGAAGTTCAGATCATGCCGCGGCTGGACGACGTCAAGTTGTCCGGCAGCCGCATCCTGCTGGTGGTGCAGCCCGACGGCCGCACGCCACCGGAGGCCATCCGCAACTTCTACGAATTCCAGCAGGAGAAGAACAACGTCCTGATCCTGTCCGGCAACGACAGCCACCTGGCCAACGAGGTCGAGGCACGGCTGCGCGAGCTCTATGCCATCGAGAAGATCCAGGCCAACCTCAAGCCCGGCGATACCCTCTATGACGAGGCCCGCGACAAGCTCGAAGAGCTCGAAGAGCGCTTCACCAAGGCCGTCTCCGGCGCCTACAACCGGCTGTTCTTTCCGGCCCCCGGTGCCACTGGTGAAGGCGAGCTGGTCATGGCCACCATCGACAACGGCCTCAGTTTCGGTGACGGCGAGTACGCCGCCGAGACGCAGATCGAGAAACTGCTCGCCAGTGGGCGTTGCGACAACAAGCTCGCGCTCGAGCTGCCGGCCTACTGGGCCATGGCCGAGACCTACCTCTGGCCCGCCTCGGATCGGCGCGTGCCCTGGCGCGATCTGCTCATGCGCGCCAAGACCGATCCCACCTGGCCCTGGCTGCCGGGCGCCCGCGGTCTGGAGGTCTTGCGCGATGAGGCGCTCAAGCAAGGCCGCTGGCGGCAACACGCCGACGGCCAGATCGAGAAGGGACCCTTCCCGGCCGAGAAGACCTCGGTCAACGTCATCGCGCTCGGTACCAGCCGCGAGACCGGCGAGACCACGCTCTCGCTCACCCCGCGCAACGCCGGCGACAGCCCGCGCGTCTACGTGCTCAAGACCAATTCGGTCAGTGAGCAGGACGAACAGGTGCAGGACCTGGAGGACTACCGCACAACCGAGGCGACGCTGTACTTCATCGCCGTCGACAGCAGCGGCAAATACCAGACCGGCGAGCCGACCCGTTGGACCGCGGACCTCACCATTCGCCATGAGATTCACAAGCTCGCCGACGGGCGCAAACTGGAGCTGCACTGCACGCCCGCCGCCGAGCTGCGCTACAGCCTGGACGGGACCAATCCCAAGGAAGGGACGGTCTACAGCGAACCCTTTGCGGTGCCGGCCACGGCCTGCACCCTGCTCGTCGCCGCGAAGGCCGGCGAGGTAGAGAAGCCGGCCAAGATTCAGATCCCCGCGGACGGCGACGATCGCGTCATCATCGACGACAACAAACCGGCCTCGATCCCTGGTCACAAGAAGATCTCGATCGACACCACCGATAAGGTCTTCGGCGTCATCGATGATTTTCGCGAGCGCGGCGATATCGTGCTGCGCGGTGTGCAGATCATCATCGGTGAAGGCGAGCACGCGGTACAGATCCGCTTCAACGAGCGCGCGCTGACCGCCGCCGCCATCGAGACCGCCATCCGCGGCGTGCGCGCGGCCATCGGCGACGAGCAGGCCGGCGTGCAGGTAACCGTCCGCGGCGGCATCGACTTCGGCGACGGCTTCGCCCTCAAGCAGTTTGCCGAACTGGCCGGCATCGGACTCTCCGCCGGAGACGTGGTTCAGGACGCATGA
- the phbB gene encoding acetoacetyl-CoA reductase, protein MARIALVTGGIGGIGTSICTRLAKDGCTVVANHHPSEAAAAETWKKDREAEGFAIDTIAADVSSFEDSARMIKEITEKHGPVDILINCAGITRDKTFKKMELAQWEAVMRVNLDSVFNVTRNVWEGMLDRGFGRIINISSVNGQRGQFGQANYSAAKAGMHGFTMALAQEGASKGVTVNTVSPGYVETAMTLAMDDTVRNSIISGVPMRRMAQPAEIAAAIAFLAGDDSAYITGANLPVNGGLFMH, encoded by the coding sequence ATGGCTCGCATCGCACTCGTGACCGGCGGCATCGGCGGCATCGGTACCTCGATCTGCACCCGTCTGGCGAAGGACGGCTGCACGGTCGTCGCCAATCATCATCCTTCCGAGGCCGCTGCTGCGGAAACCTGGAAGAAGGATCGCGAGGCCGAGGGCTTTGCTATCGACACCATCGCTGCCGACGTGTCTTCCTTCGAAGACAGTGCGCGCATGATCAAAGAGATCACCGAGAAGCACGGGCCGGTCGATATCCTCATCAACTGTGCCGGTATTACCCGCGACAAGACCTTCAAGAAGATGGAGCTTGCACAGTGGGAAGCGGTGATGCGGGTCAACCTGGACAGCGTCTTCAACGTGACGCGCAACGTTTGGGAAGGGATGCTGGATCGCGGCTTCGGTCGGATCATCAACATCTCCTCTGTCAACGGACAGCGCGGTCAGTTCGGCCAGGCCAACTATTCCGCCGCCAAGGCGGGTATGCACGGCTTCACCATGGCCCTGGCCCAGGAAGGTGCATCCAAGGGTGTGACTGTGAACACCGTTTCACCCGGCTATGTCGAGACCGCCATGACCCTGGCGATGGACGACACCGTGCGCAACAGTATTATCTCGGGCGTTCCGATGCGCCGTATGGCACAGCCTGCCGAGATCGCCGCGGCGATCGCTTTCCTGGCCGGCGACGACAGTGCATACATCACCGGCGCGAATCTGCCGGTCAACGGCGGCCTCTTCATGCATTGA
- a CDS encoding phasin family protein, which translates to MTTNDTLNTVNELTNKTVERMTSLGEMNVRIFEKMSARQMDAMSLYMEHAMRVMKLATESKGYNEFFKGQVEATKELSERVLAEGKTSMQAISEVRDDYRTWIEKSMADVSADLRKSVPAA; encoded by the coding sequence ATGACGACCAACGACACGCTGAACACCGTCAACGAACTCACCAACAAGACCGTCGAGCGCATGACCAGCCTCGGCGAGATGAACGTCCGCATCTTCGAGAAGATGTCTGCGCGCCAGATGGATGCCATGAGCCTCTACATGGAGCACGCTATGCGTGTCATGAAGCTTGCGACCGAGTCCAAGGGCTACAATGAGTTCTTCAAGGGCCAGGTCGAGGCCACCAAGGAGCTGAGCGAGCGCGTCCTGGCCGAAGGCAAGACCAGCATGCAGGCCATCAGCGAGGTCCGTGACGACTATCGCACCTGGATCGAAAAGAGCATGGCCGACGTTTCCGCCGACCTGCGCAAGAGTGTCCCGGCCGCCTAA
- the phaR gene encoding polyhydroxyalkanoate synthesis repressor PhaR → MNDERIIKKYPNRRLYDTEVSRYITLADVRDLVMSCTAFKVVDTANDNDITRSILLQIMLEEESGGEPLFSATMLSQIIRFYGGTLQGMFARYLEGSLDLFSKQHHELVRSLGETPFDAMTRMTQKNVELWSEIQGELMRAAGFDLGGKPRGKAGRKEPAPTDSSADKGRDEPD, encoded by the coding sequence ATGAACGACGAGCGCATCATCAAAAAGTACCCGAATCGGCGCCTCTACGACACCGAAGTCAGTCGTTACATCACACTCGCGGACGTACGTGACCTCGTCATGAGCTGCACCGCCTTCAAGGTGGTCGACACGGCGAACGACAACGACATCACGCGGTCCATCCTGCTGCAGATCATGCTCGAGGAGGAAAGCGGCGGAGAGCCGCTGTTCAGCGCGACCATGTTGTCGCAAATCATCCGCTTCTACGGCGGTACCCTCCAAGGCATGTTCGCGCGCTATCTCGAGGGTTCTCTGGATCTCTTCTCCAAACAACATCACGAGCTGGTCCGCTCTTTGGGCGAGACCCCGTTCGATGCCATGACACGGATGACCCAGAAAAACGTCGAGCTGTGGTCCGAGATCCAAGGGGAGCTGATGCGCGCGGCCGGATTCGATCTCGGCGGCAAGCCGCGGGGCAAGGCCGGTCGCAAGGAACCCGCCCCGACCGACAGCAGTGCCGACAAAGGGCGCGACGAGCCTGACTGA
- a CDS encoding acetyl-CoA C-acetyltransferase: protein MSDNIVIVDAGRTAVGTFGGSLSSLPATDIGAAVLKALMERTGISPDQVDEVILGQVLTAGVGQNPARQTTLNAGLPHSVPAMTINKVCGSGLKAVHLAMQAVACGDADIVIAGGQESMSQSAHVLPRSREGQRMGDWAMKDTMIVDGLWDAFNQCHMGVTAENIAKKYAFTREAQDEFAAASQQKAEAAIKSGRFSDEIIPVAVPQRKGDPVVVATDEFPRPGTTAETLSKLRPAFDKAGTVTAGNASGINDGAAMVVVMKESKAKELGLKPMVRLVAFASAGVDPAIMGTGPIPASTKCLEKAGWTPKDLDLIEANEAFAAQAMSVNHEMGWDLSKVNVNGGAISIGHPIGASGARVLVTLLYEMQKRDAKKGLATLCIGGGQGVALAVERV, encoded by the coding sequence ATGAGCGACAACATCGTCATCGTCGATGCGGGCCGTACCGCAGTCGGCACCTTCGGCGGCAGCCTCTCTTCACTCCCCGCGACCGACATCGGGGCCGCCGTGCTCAAGGCGTTGATGGAGCGCACCGGGATCTCCCCGGATCAGGTCGACGAGGTGATTCTCGGCCAGGTCCTGACCGCCGGCGTGGGCCAGAATCCGGCGCGCCAGACGACCCTGAACGCCGGACTTCCGCACTCGGTGCCGGCCATGACCATCAACAAGGTCTGCGGCAGCGGGCTCAAGGCGGTTCATCTGGCCATGCAGGCGGTGGCCTGCGGCGACGCCGACATCGTGATCGCGGGCGGCCAAGAGAGCATGAGTCAGTCCGCGCATGTCCTGCCGCGCTCGCGCGAAGGGCAGCGTATGGGCGATTGGGCGATGAAGGACACCATGATCGTCGACGGTCTCTGGGATGCCTTCAATCAATGCCACATGGGCGTGACGGCAGAGAACATCGCCAAGAAATACGCATTCACCCGCGAAGCCCAGGACGAATTTGCGGCGGCATCGCAGCAAAAGGCAGAGGCGGCGATCAAGTCGGGACGTTTTTCCGACGAGATCATTCCGGTTGCCGTACCGCAGCGTAAGGGCGACCCGGTCGTGGTCGCCACGGACGAGTTTCCGCGCCCCGGGACCACGGCCGAGACGCTCTCCAAGCTGCGTCCGGCCTTCGACAAGGCCGGCACGGTCACCGCCGGCAACGCCTCGGGGATCAACGACGGGGCGGCCATGGTCGTGGTGATGAAGGAGTCCAAGGCGAAGGAGCTCGGACTCAAGCCGATGGTTCGCCTGGTTGCCTTCGCGAGCGCCGGCGTGGATCCCGCCATCATGGGCACAGGCCCGATCCCGGCCTCGACCAAATGCCTGGAGAAGGCCGGTTGGACGCCCAAGGATCTCGACCTGATCGAGGCGAACGAGGCCTTCGCCGCGCAGGCGATGTCGGTCAATCACGAGATGGGCTGGGATCTGAGCAAGGTGAACGTCAACGGCGGCGCCATCTCGATCGGCCACCCGATCGGCGCGTCCGGTGCTCGGGTGCTGGTGACCCTGCTCTACGAGATGCAGAAGCGCGATGCCAAGAAAGGCCTTGCGACCCTCTGCATCGGCGGTGGCCAAGGCGTCGCCTTGGCGGTCGAGCGGGTCTGA